From the Juglans microcarpa x Juglans regia isolate MS1-56 chromosome 7D, Jm3101_v1.0, whole genome shotgun sequence genome, the window TTAGTTATGATTACCTCGCtttctttattgttttattcttcCCTAGTCAAATAAGAAATATCACCATATGCATGATTCTTCACATCCAGGAGAATGgtaaggaggaggaagaagagcaAAGGGAAGAAATATAGGAGGCAGCAATGTTGAGGCTATGTAATTTCACGACGACAATTTCAACAGGGTCTGCATATTTCTTAGCATGGAAAGTGATGGTAATTTGATTTTTGCTGAACTTGGGATGATACTAATCATTCTTTTGTACCTGAGGTAGAAGTTATTGGTAGAAAGGATGACAAGAAGAAGATCAGAGATATACTTATTTCTGATTCCAATGTTAAAGAGAATGTAGGAATCCTTCCGATTATATACTGGCATCGGAGGATTAGGAATGACCACACTAGCTCAATTCATTTTCAATGAGCAGAcgatccaaaaatattttcagttaAAAATGTGGGTTTGTGTATCTGATATCTTTGATGTtcaaaaaattgtagaaaaaatCTTAGAATCTGTAACAAACCAGAAACAAGAAGTTGCTGCAATGGAGGCATTGGCCTCTCGTATTCGGAAAGAAGTAGTTACTGGTGTTGGATGATGTGTGGAATGAGGATAGTGAGAAATGGgatcaattgaaaattttgttgatgCTATCCAAAGATTAAAGAGAAGGGATTTATTAATCATGTAATGTTTTGGAAATCTATTACAATAAGCAAAACATTGCTTCAAATGTGAGGGAATTAAATCATAACTCAACTTGAAGTTGGTAagatgttattttcttttatttttgacaGTTTGTTGTTCTTGAAAGACATCCACTCTGTTTCTGAGTTTTCCAAGCACAACAACGTCCTTCCAATTGTTCTTATGGCTAGTGGGACACCTACACACTTGCCACGATTCTTGAATTCCTCGATCGGATCTTGTCCATCCCTAAACGTTAGTCGCTTAAATAAGGACCATGACTCGTGTTCATTTAAAACTTTGCCACCGTTTTATTGCGTGTGGATGCTAATATTCTACTGCCTCTTGAACCAACCATCAATAGTTCTTTTAAGCTATCCCATTTTTCAATATCCTCATTCCATACTTCATCCAACACCTGATGACTCTGCTCACATGTCCTCTGCATCAATGCCAACTATAGAAAAATCATGGACGCCTTCATGATTTTCCTGGATTGCTAATATATGCTTTATTCTTTAAcctatagaaatttaaaataatttcataaaacaaTCATGCCAACTATATATAGCAATGAGAGATTTGGTGGAGGCCGTGGCTCTTGTCACCCTCTTAGTTGGGAAGATGATTAATATGAGAAACAACATGATTTCCAAAGTCGAGCACGTGTGGTACTAATGTTTAAGATCCAGCTAGTGCTGCTACTCCCATCCCAtcttcactacaagaaataaagcCTCTTGCGGCAATTTTGTGTCTGTTGgaaataaaatcgccgcaaaaaaccTTTAATTGCAACGAGTTTTACATCGCCGCGGCCTGTTGAGTTTGTTGAATGGTGCTCAAGTTAAGAGAAGTTTGAGAAGACATGGTAAATGGTGGAAAGATATTGATGCAAAAATATGCAGGTagaatcaaattaataaaagacAAATTTCAATTGAAGTTTTAGAAACAGTTTTGAAAGCACCAAGTACTTTTAAAGTCAACGATTCTGCTTCAGtattgaaaataaatgtgattttGCTCTCTTATGTTCTGGTACTATTGCTTTCTTCTGGCTCTTGGGAATGGTGTCTATTTTCTTTTGGGATTGTGAAGAAACGGTAATTTTTAAGGGTGGTTGTTGGATGTGATTTGGAATCTAGGAGCTCGAGTTTCTTCTGGCTTTTCAATTTAGTTTCTGTGAATGTTAAATTTGTATCACAATGAACTACTTTTCTGAGTTTATTTGATGCTTATCAATGGAGGAATGTTAAGTGAGGGATGCTGAATGAGGAGGTTGGCTACCctgggagaagaagagaagaaacgGTTTTTTTTTCGGGGGAGAAAAGAAACGATTTGGGGGGATTTCCTGTACGAGAGAGGAAATGAAATTAGTAATTCTAATTTCCACTGGTGTGATTGATAGAATGGTAGCCTGGGTTGAATATTCATGTATGGCATGTAATCGTTTTTGCGTGTTCTTAGACTCAATTCAGATTACCTTCCTTTAACAAGCAAATGCTCTACAGAAACATACAACATGTACTTGTGGATAGGATAGCCTGTGAAACAGCTAAACATTCTAATGATGACAGAACTATATCCTCACACTTGCTGTGTGACACTGCATTGAATCCTCCACCCAACTATATCCTCCCCATTTCTACCACCAAAAAGAGTCCCTGATTTCAACTAGTACCAACTCCCGCTACCATGGTTTCTCGTCCATGCACATCTCATGTTCTCTGTCTGGAGTGTAAACAAATACATCTGAGTCTTAGTTCCACTTTCAGATGACTAGATGAGACATTGTACACAAGTCAACCATCAAACACAACGGGttcttaaaaatcttaaaaatattattaaaatatataacattatattattattttgactttaagatgACTAGTCCAATATGAATTCACCTAGCCAAAAGTTGATATTATAGccaaaaattgagattttagcCACACTTTGAACTCGGCAATGGCCAATGCTCTCAACAGGGATAAACATCATTGTAAACCATCTTGCTACCGTGTCCTTCCATCTCCTTCAAGGTAAAAGTCAAAGTCATATCACACAGGCGTGTTGATACAAAAAACGTCGTGAATTGTCAACCACCCTTTGTTGACTCAGTTTTGGATGATTGTCAAGCTTAAGTAACCACTAATTCCGGTGAACTTCTGCATAATTTATTGAGGCCAAGCAGgttaaatgcatgaatgcatggcTCCCAATACTAGGACTATTCAACGACTTAAgacagaaattaaagaaaattcaGACTAACTCTTGAACATTTTGCTACATAGTAGTTGGTCATCTCAGGAATTTTCTtacttattaatagtaatataatCGATCTGTTTGAAAGCCAAGTGTTAACTTATTTCCTCCCttccctctcctctcctcttctcTCTGGCTTCTATGTATACAATGAGGAATAAACCTTTCATTGCAGCCATTTTGCTGCTACTTCGGCTTTTGTGTAGCCTACAACATatgggtctctctctctctctctctctcttcttgcGTTATTCCATGATTACCAAATATAGCATGTGTACATATTGTTGCCTTCTTTGAAACTCATTTAAATCATTGCTCAATACATTGTGCAGGTGCACAATCCATAGGTGTGTGCTATGGAGGAAGTGGCAATGCAGACAACTTACCACCTGAGTCGGAAGCTGTTAAGTCTCTGCAAAACACAGAGCATTGGCAAGATGCGCATTTACTCTCCATATCCAGAAATTCTGGAACCCCTTAGAGATTCCAACATAGAACTCATTGTTGGCGTCCCTAATGACAGCCTTAAAGACCTTGCCGACCCTTCAGCTGCAACTAATTGGGTCTAGAGGAACATTAAAGATTATTCTTCCAATGTCAAGTTCAAGTATATTGTCGTTGGAAACGAAGTGAATCCAATCGGTGCAGCAGCTTGGTTTGTTCAAGTATATTACCCTCTCTGGGGGCCCCTGCACTGTTAAGTATGGTCATGATTCATGTCTGTATTGCAGGATTCAATacatgaaatgagttgaataatgCCTGGTGGCAATTGCATGTACATGATGTACCTACTAGCTAAGCTAGCCCAAGACAAAAAGCAAAACTCAAGTACTAACaaatcccataaaaataaaacctcaATCATCGCCTAATGTATGGAATGCCAAGCTTGTCCATGCGAATGAGCCCCCTAATATAAAATGGAACTTCGTCATAATTAATACCATAAGATCCTTGCTTTGCCAAATAATCCGCCACCATATTCGCCTCTCTAAAAATATGTCGAAACCGTACGTTTAACTCACCCACAATCTCTTTCACTTCTTCCCAGTAATTCTAAAGAAACCAATATTTGCACACTCCTGATGCCAACCATCTAATAATCACCTTTGAATCTAATTCTACCAAAATATCCCTCAACCCCAACCGCCTACACAACCGCAGCCCATCCAGGAGAGCTCTACACTCAGCAATAGCATTTGTAGCCTGCCCATAGTAGTGCGCAAAACCCGCCATAACCTCACCTCTAGAATCCCGAATATTACCACCCCACCGGATTCACCCGGATTACCACGAGAATtaccatccacatttaattttaCCCTCCCTCTCTCCGGTGGTATCCATGCAATTAATTTTAACCTTCTCTTCACAATAGGAATAATTGAGCAACCTAGTCTCTCCATAACCATCCAATCATGTTTTCCCAAACACCGAAATTTCTTGACCCCACTCAATCCCCTAGAGTCGGTAGCTTTGGTCGTAGCTGCCTCAAATGACTGTAATCCCATTAGGAAAAGTCTTATTGCAAGCAAGTTTGCATATCAAACCACGCACCAATGCTGACATGTAAGGCATCCGTTTAATAAAACGGTACGAATTGAAAGTGAAATGATTTCGTAAGACAGGAGACcttcttcttttaaaatttttcttcttttgtttttattttcaataaaaaaagctaTGTCAGCGTTGGAGCGCGGTTTGGCACACCAAACCGTTTGTACCTAAAAAGGCTCAATCCATAATGTTCCATTTTTTGAGTGGATGGCCTACGCAGTTTTTGGGACCATCTAATGCCGTATTAAAAGGGTCATCGGGCGAAAGTCAAGAGTCCCCTGCTCTCTTTAGGCAAGCAAAGGGAAGACAGGCCTTGAGGATGAAATTAAGGTTCTTTTCAGTTGTAAAACCCTACCAAAAGGTTTACATCATCCTATTAACAGCCGATGCAGTCTTTATAATCAAATAGTCAGCCATAAAAACTGTTTTGATGAATACTATTCTTCCAACTTGCCGTTTGAACACTCTTCTTTTGGCCTTTGGAATGACACTTTGGAGTCAAATGTGTCTTCCCAGGTAAATCGATTCTCAGATATGAACACAAAGGCAATCTGAAATcatcccttaaaaaaaaaaaagacaatgaTTTAAAGTGGTTCAAGACACAGTTTTAGCACCAAAGGACGTGGGatttggtgtgtgtgtgtgtgtggggggggggggggggggggggggggggggggtggggggggtgCTTAGTAGCTAATTTTTAACACCATGAGTAATTCCAGCTTTTATCTTGATCCCCTTTCATGTTTAAGGAAATAATTAAGGATGTCTCATAGACTGATTGGCAAAACCGATACGATTTAGGACTTTGGAGTAAGAAAAATCATTCCACTTTTACATATCCAGACTTTCCCTTCCTTCCACCCACCCCACATTGCATGGAAACCTTTATGAGCGTGGGCATTTCTGTAAGCAACAAAAGCAACTTGCATAGGAGAGACTCCATCAATCTTTAGGCTGATTGTCAGGATTGTTGCAATCATATCATATCCAAGTTATATTTCTTCAATCTTTATAAGCATTAACACATCACGTTGTGGAGGGTCAGTTTTAGACAATTCCTGTTTAGGAAAGCAGCAATTGGGCTCCATGCAGGAGCAAAAGCTAAATCTGTCAGCACACAAGGGATCTGGCTTCCACAAAACTTAGatccaaataaaaacatttcaATAAGCTGAAAGGGAAAGGAGAGTAATACCCTTATACCCCAACCCGTATGGTGTCAGCACCCATGTGCCAAAAGCGACCTTTCCCCAACATGTGGGCCTAAAATAAGAGAGAAGACGAGAGTTCCCTAGAGTGAACAAGACCAAACCAAACTAACATTATAAAATGAACCTGCACTCGAGTGGTGGGTGATAACAATGAAGGGAATTTTTACTCTTATTTGTCGTGTTCTACTAGTTTGATTATCTACTGCTCAGAAagggaaaattaaaaatataagctGGGATGGGAAGTCATTTTCCTCTAAACTTCCTTTGTTTCTAACAAAGTAGCCTGTACATATTTGTCTCGTCTAATCTTCTGGCATAAAGTCCAATTCTACTGAACAACATCTCCCAACATAAATAtggtaaaaagaaagaaaatgtgtaGCTGACAGTGTGATAGAAGTTACAATCCTTTGTACTGCTCCAGTCAGTGTGGTCCAGAAACACATACAGCGTCGTTACGGCGGTAGAAGAGAAACACCCTTCTCTACTCAGAATCATCTGTCCTGATGTATGGAATATGTATTTGCTGTTAGTAGTAGTATGTATTGCCGATGATGGTGATGTACTCGTTCATATCTTCTCTATGGATCTACTCTTTGATGTAGGTATAATCTCCTATATTTTTTGAAGGATTTTTCGCCCTTTTATAAGCTTCTCTATGATTTCTGCCAAGATAAACATGAGTACTCTAATCACCAAGAAGCCTTGACCAGATATCTGCAAAttgtagttttaatttttagcaaaattcaagaaacaaaagaatatCTGTTACCCGAAAGTCAGTCCGTTCAGCCATGCTCACGTTTATTACAAAGGCTGCATTGCAAAAGTTCCATGCCAATAGAAAACTCaaggaattaaaaaataaatatatctaaagtTGAATCCACCATCTATTCTCTTATCAGTATAGCGAGAGAGTTTCTTGAGGGATGCACCTTGGCATTTAGATATTATTTGGAAGCTTTGTCATTAGTTGAATTGCTGAGTGATAAATCTTTTCCAGAAGAATACTGAGTAGTGGAGAATGCGGAGCTCTCATTAACCTCCAACACAGCAGCAGAATTGACAGAGAGATTATCCCCTACTGATTTGGTaggagaaggcaaaaggctatCGGGAAGTACCTGCTCTACACTGCCCTCATGGTCAACATAGAGGGGAAATGAGCAAGAGAACATAATCAGCAATTGAGAAGAACTAGAAATTACAGATAGACACACGAACACAGAGGAGCGAGGGCAGAGCATACAACTCAAATAGAGTGATGCTTGCTATCATGGCTGACcttcatttttatatgattatCAAGCTCCATACCTTTTCTGGAGATCAAACTCTTCAGCATGGAAGATGTCCTCCTTGCTGTTGGCACTGTGATTATTGTGAATACAAGCTGGATTCGCTTCGTGCAAAAGATGATGCTCAGCAGCTGCAGCAGAATTGTCACTGTGACCTGCACCAACAGAATACATATTAATCACTACCAGCCTACATCTTccagagaatttttttttttttaataagctacATCTTCCAGAGATATAAAACCAAAGCCATATCTGATGGCTACCATCATATGGCTGACCTTGTGCAACATCTTGTTTGGTTCCAACAGATGGGAGGATGACACTTTGATTGACATTAGCATGAAGCTGAGCAGTTACGAGAACAGGAGAACCAACAGACAGACTGCGCTGGTGGTGGTGTATACGTTCATCCAAGTCTGGAAGCTGCAAATTTATCAGTCTTCTTCCTTGAAGTTCAATTGCTTGCTGTAGTTCAGTCTGCTCCTCTAATTTTCTCCTCAATATCATTTCTTGCGTATTATAAAACATTCTAGGTGCTGTAAGGAGATTTGAGATTCAGTGAGGTAAATGATTTAAACACAAAAAAGTTTAGAATGCATAACGAACTGAAAAGAATCAgcttaaaagttttttattgcCTTTCTAGCATTCTCACCAAGAACGAAAGGGAAAATTCAAAGGAAAGACGCAGGAAGaagaatgcatgcatgtaagCTTACCATGGGGCAGATCATAGGATTCTCTAGAGTCGAGCCCAGAGGGACTTGAACAAGGTGAAAACTCTCCCTCTCCAGTTGCTGTTGTTGCCTTCTGCaatcaataaaaaacaaaagtataaaaacaGCAAGTGGACAAGACAAAATCTAGATGGCACAAGAGTAAAGATTTCCATACTTGTCCGGAAATTTTCCCTTCTCCTTGTAGGGCTTGACAAGCACACGTGAATCACATATAAAATGTGGATTCCCTTTGGCCAAAATGAGTTTCACAGTTTCTGAGTAGATAAATGTAACAAACCCAAACATTCGCTTCTGCTGGTATggaatcctcacatcttggacTGGTCCAAAATTGCTTCAGAgagataataaattttaattatattccTGAGTTTGACTTTTAAACACTAACAAATGCACACACTGATGAATATAACTTGATAACATGATATACAAAACTTGTTTTGTTAGCCACTCAAGATCATGCTTTCTGCTACTCAAGAATGGATCCCATTCATAAGGAGGCTGGAAAAAAtacttcagaattttttttaaataaagatagTAAATAATTTGCATTCCTATCATTCTCCAAGAACAGCATAAACCCAGAGGACACCTTCAAGTGAAAAAGGGCTGTCCAACATGTACGGTCATCTAAAGAAGTACTTCTACTCAAACACAAGCCCACCACTAAGAGAAAAACATTTAAACACTCCAGCATCTCAACCAGCAAACTATGGCCTCCATGATCTAGGACAGAACCTGCAATCATAGCTGCATTCTGTAATCTAAAATCACGGGTAAAATTTGCATACCTATCAAATTTTCCTCTCCAAAAGATGGATTTCCACATCTTCATTGACCACATATTGCTCGAAAACAAGTTAAATTCAATCGTAAAACATTTCAAATAACAATATCAAGCTCAATTTTGCAGTAGGTTCTTCAAGCACTTGCACTTGATTGATGAGTCAAACAAACCAAGTGACCAATCTCTTGTAAATAATATGACAAGAATGCAACTTCCTAGAAACTGTCCACTTGGATCCTCCATCTACACATTATATCTAGCAATACCGCTTTAGCTAATCCCAAGGAACAGTGCAGAtatcaaatatacaaatttaaagAAACATTTAATATATCAGATATGAACATTGGATTGAATGTATCGGGTATTGCAGCTTTTGAGCAAGATACTATAggcctccctccctccctaaCTCCACGTGAACTTCTATCAATAACAGACCGAATGGCTCTTGAAAAATAGGAATCCCAAGGATGCTGCACAATGGCTACCCAAGCCACAGAAGTTCTTCCATAACATTGTGGAAGGTATAAAGGAGCAAAATGGGtacaaaagttttattttttttatatcagtaaataagaattttattaaaataggcgAAGCCAAGTACACGGGTACAAAAGTTTATTGAGAAGACATTTAAGGCTAAAGCAATGAACTCCGCACACAAACTAGAAGTGGATACAATGCTGTAAAGCATGTGGTCCTTTTTTATAGgtatgataaaatttaattcataaACAGTAAAGAGAAGCTAAAGCAGGTAGTCTTTTCCAAGCAGGTGCAAGCCACAACATCATAATTCCATTACGAAAGAGAAATCACAAGATGGGATACAAATTTCATCCCTGAACACCAAAAAcaattcaccaaaaaaaaaaaaaaaaaagcacgaaTGCATAGAACATAATGAACAGAACTCAAAAGACATGCTTGCTTAGGCCTGGTTTATTttcacagataagatgagaagagttgagataaaaattaaaaattaaataaaacattgttagaatatatttttttaatattattattattttgggatttgaaaaagttaaattgtttattttattttgtgtggagatttaaaaaagttgtaatgatgagatgtgttgtgaaaacaaacaaagcctCAAAAGTCCAACGATGAATATTGCTAACATAACAGCTGCTCTAGCAATGGTTTATTCATCTTTAtattcatcttcatatttgcataatatgtctttaaattcatctacattggcttatgcatctctaaatttttacatagcTATGAATAGTGCTTCTTCAAGTTTTTACATAGTTTGAAGAAGCACTattcactctccaaacattatttttaatgttttttctctctcctacccattaaaatcaattttgtgaaatttgtatgaagatgattttgatatatgaaatttgtattaagttgatgatacaaagtgtttttttgtacatattaatatttattgataaaattggtaattttgatatatgaaattggtaatatttagatatatggaatttatatttttgagcacatagtgctaattgtaaaatatataaaagtaataattttaagaaaaaaatttaaaataataatatttcattattatttggTTTAAAGATGTATAATCCAATGTGGTAATTTTTCctgatatgcaaaatcaatctttaaaagatgtgattttgaagatgcatatagagaaactaATGCTAAGGCTCCATATTCATAATTTGGTGAAGAAAACATTGTTAAACAATGCATATCAACAAATACTGTATATGGCAACCTAATGCGTGATTCTGAAGTAGAGGCGATTTAGTCCTTAAGACAATGGAATAATCGAAAAGCGAAAGGTTGGTATATTACCTGAAGTACTCGGAAACATCTTCGTCTTTAAAAGTGCTGTCCGCTGGAAAGGTCAAGTAGATCTGCCTCGAAGCCGAATTCAACTTTTCTGTAGATGCCATTGCCAAAAAGTCATTCCTCTCTGGCCGGCAGCGGCCCAACTTGAAAAAATCTTCCCCATCATAAATGCTGTCGGAGCTGCCACCGCTCTACAATGCATCAGCAATGCAGCCCAAAGAAAACATCATGAACGAACCCAAAGCCAAAATAAACTAAAGATCAATAACCCTTTTAGTCAAACACACAGACAaagttgaaaacaaaatggGCAATCTGCAATGTGTcatcaaaaacagaaaaaactcGAAATCAGTAACCTTTACATGTGATAAACATGAGAGTAGGTTAAAGCGAAAAATGGGTCATCGCCAGTATACCTCTGGGGTTCGGTCTGCTGCTGCAAGAGAAAAT encodes:
- the LOC121239531 gene encoding LOW QUALITY PROTEIN: zinc finger CCCH domain-containing protein 55-like (The sequence of the model RefSeq protein was modified relative to this genomic sequence to represent the inferred CDS: inserted 1 base in 1 codon) — encoded protein: MDPFEATNVVFSKIKFLEPENASKIMGYLLIQDLGENDLIRLALGSETYLQALIFKAKTQLGLPSNIISTPPTPSSPSPLNPIARPTNANPFSHSSPRLPNGFDFHRNPSTASSNSWLLSGFPNKPISPKSSPLLTYDNIRAGSLASRSFPYSKNGFENGSGTNTDLIDEHHLNEYLSFLNDSSSSSRTEDLLDPGFEFGHEVHNWAHSANHGETHLHRRSYSASEACFASEEPGLESGFKPCLYFARGFCKNGSNCKFVHGGFVDSVDIPSGPIVGCPSKFEELELQEEMMRLKAAQQQRLAAQQFMAGVSPSQSAYNKCMNFLLQQQTEPQSSDSIYDGEDFFKLGRCRPERNDFLAMASTEKLNSASRQIYLTFPADSTFKDEDVSEYFSNFGPVQDVRIPYQQKRMFGFVTFIYSETVKLILAKGNPHFICDSRVLVKPYKEKGKFPDKRQQQQLEXGEFSPCSSPSGLDSRESYDLPHAPRMFYNTQEMILRRKLEEQTELQQAIELQGRRLINLQLPDLDERIHHHQRSLSVGSPVLVTAQLHANVNQSVILPSVGTKQDVAQGQPYDGHSDNSAAAAEHHLLHEANPACIHNNHSANSKEDIFHAEEFDLQKSVEQVLPDSLLPSPTKSVGDNLSVNSAAVLEVNESSAFSTTQYSSGKDLSLSNSTNDKASK